In Erigeron canadensis isolate Cc75 chromosome 6, C_canadensis_v1, whole genome shotgun sequence, the following are encoded in one genomic region:
- the LOC122604320 gene encoding uncharacterized protein LOC122604320, translated as MLQLRHRITPFVWSKLGDGKDTSIWFDRWAEQCPLSPMISDRQIVRAGFSLDSRVADLCYNGVWNWPDQWRSDYPILNRIPGPMLQSDIKDELGWVDVAGIVTDYSSKACWDTIRVRQAEVPWTHVIWFSQSIPRHAFLVWLIVRKKLKTQDMLMQWNKNGNANFNLM; from the coding sequence ATGCTTCAACTACGTCATCGAATCACACCTTTTGTGTGGTCGAAACTCGGGGATGGAAAAGACACTTCCATATGGTTTGATAGATGGGCTGAGCAATGTCCATTGAGTCCAATGATCTCGGATAGGCAAATTGTTCGAGCTGGGTTCTCCCTTGACTCTAGGGTGGCTGACTTGTGTTACAATGGGGTATGGAATTGGCCAGACCAATGGCGATCTGACTATCCTATCTTGAATAGGATACCGGGGCCAATGCTACAATCTGACATTAAGGACGAGCTTGGCTGGGTTGATGTTGCAGGTATTGTTACGGATTACTCGTCTAAAGCATGTTGGGATACTATTAGAGTGAGGCAAGCTGAAGTTCCATGGACTCACGTCATTTGGTTTTCTCAAAGTATACCAAGACATGCATTTCTTGTATGGCTGATTGTCAGAAAAAAGCTTAAAACCCAAGATATGTTGATGCAATGGAACAAGAATGGAAATGCTAACTTCAATCTCATGTGA
- the LOC122603111 gene encoding chalcone synthase 2 has product MVSIQELRKAQRAEGPATILAIGTATPPNCVDQTTYPDYYFRITKSEHKKDLKEKFTRMCDKSMIKKRYMYLTEDILKEKPNICAYMAPSLDERQDMVVVEVPKLGKEAATRAIKEWGQPKSKITHLVFCTTSGVDMPGADYQLTKLLGLRSSVKRFMMYQQGCFAGGTVLRMAKDLAENNKGARVLVVCSEITAVTFRGPDETHLDSLVGQALFGDGAAAIIVGSDPLVDIEKPLFEIASASQTILPDSEGAIDGHLRQVGLTFHLLKDVPGLISKHIEKSLVEAFQPLGVVDWNSLFWIAHPGGPAILDQVEAKLALTPNKLRATRHVLSEYGNMSSACVLFILNEMRRSSATDGFNTTGEGLEWGVLFGFGPGLTVETVVLHSVPI; this is encoded by the exons ATGGTTAGCATTCAGGAGTTAAGAAAAGCGCAACGAGCTGAAGGTCCGGCGACGATTTTGGCCATAGGGACTGCTACGCCGCCTAATTGTGTAGACCAAACCACATATCCAGATTACTATTTTCGTATTACCAAAAGCGAGCACAAGAAAGACCTCAAAGAAAAATTTACTCGCATGT GTGACAAATCaatgattaaaaaaagatatatgtacTTGACAGaagatatattaaaagagaaacCAAATATTTGTGCCTACATGGCACCTTCATTAGACGAGAGACAAGACATGGTGGTTGTTGAAGTACCAAAGCTCGGCAAGGAAGCAGCAACACGAGCCATAAAGGAATGGGGCCAACCCAAATCCAAAATCACCCACCTCGTGTTTTGCACCACGAGTGGTGTTGACATGCCAGGAGCTGATTACCAGCTCACAAAGCTGCTTGGACTTCGGTCATCTGTCAAACGTTTTATGATGTACCAACAAGGTTGTTTTGCTGGTGGGACGGTCCTTCGTATGGCTAAAGACTTGGCTGAGAACAACAAGGGGGCTCGCGTCTTGGTTGTTTGCTCGGAGATCACTGCTGTAACTTTCCGTGGGCCTGATGAAACCCATCTTGATAGCCTAGTGGGTCAGGCCTTGTTTGGCGATGGCGCAGCCGCCATCATAGTTGGGTCTGACCCATTAGTAGATATTGAAAAGCCACTTTTTGAGATTGCTTCTGCTTCCCAAACTATTCTCCCGGATAGCGAGGGAGCAATTGATGGACATCTTCGCCAAGTAGGGCTTACATTTCATCTTCTCAAAGATGTTCCGGGCCTTATCTCAAAACACATCGAAAAAAGCTTAGTAGAAGCCTTTCAACCCTTGGGCGTAGTTGATTGGAACTCACTTTTTTGGATTGCACATCCAGGCGGACCAGCAATCTTGGACCAAGTGGAGGCAAAACTAGCCCTTACCCCCAATAAACTGCGAGCCACGCGACACGTGCTTAGCGAATATGGGAACATGTCAAGTGCTTGTGTACTCTTTATCCTTAACGAAATGAGACGTTCTTCGGCTACAGATGGGTTCAATACCACAGGAGAGGGTCTCGAGTGGGGTGTGCTGTTTGGGTTCGGGCCTGGACTAACCGTTGAAACCGTGGTCCTCCATAGTGTACCCATTTAA